In the genome of bacterium SCSIO 12827, the window CGAGTCCGGCCGCAAGCGGATCAACCAGTACACGCGCTATCTCACGGTGCTGATCTGTCTTCTGCAGGCTTACGGCATCGCCGTCGGGATTGAGGGCATGTCTGGCAACCAGGGGCCGGCGGTTCACGAACCGGGCTATTTCTTCCGGTTTTCCGTGGTCGTGACGCTGACCGGCGGCACCATGTTCCTGATGTGGCTGGGTGAACAGATCACCGCGCGCGGTGTGGGTAACGGCATTTCGCTGATCATCTTCGCCGGCATCGTCGCCGAACTGCCGGTGGCCCTTGCCGGGACCTTCGAAATGGGCCGCACGGGCGCGCTGCCGACGGGCCTGATCATCGGGATCATGGTGATGGCCGTTGCGACGATCGCGCTCTGCGTGTTCGTTGAACGCGCGCAGCGCCGGATCCTGATCCAGTATCCCAAGCGCCAGCGCGGCAACAAGATGATGGGCGGGGAATCCTCCCATCTGCCGCTCAAGCTCAATACCGCAGGCGTCATTCCGCCGATCTTCGCGTCCTCGCTGCTGCTGATGCCGATCACCGTCATCACGCTGTCGGCCGGGCAGGGACCGGAATGGATGACGGAAGCGGCCGCCTATCTGGGCCGTGGTTCCCCCGTCTATATGTCCATCTATATCGGCCTGATCGTGTTCTTTGCCTTCTTCTATACGGCCGTCGTGTTCAACGTGAACGACACGGCTGAAAACCTGAAGAAGTACGGCGGTTTCGTTCCCGGCATTCGTCCGGGCAAGAACACGGCCGAATATCTGGACCGTGTGCTGACCCGCCTGACCTGCGTCGGGGCCTTGTACCTGGCCATTATCTGCGCCATTCCGGAACTATTGATCTCCAACTTCTCCGTTCCTTTCTACTTCGGCGGCACGTCGCTGCTGATCGTGGTCACGGTGACCATGGACACGGTAACCCAGATTCAGTCGCACCTGATCGCGCATCAATACGAAGGCCTGATCAAGAAGCAGCGGTTGCGGGGGAGGCGTTAATGATTCTGTTGCTGATGGGGCCGCCGGGTGCGGGCAAGGGGACGCAGTCGAAGCGGCTTGAGGAGGCTTACGGGCTTGTTCAATTGTCGACCGGTGACATGCTGCGCGCCGCTGTTGCCTCCGGCAGCGACCTCGGCAACAAGGCGAAAGAGATTATGGCCCGCGGTGACTTGGTTCCCGACGACCTGATCATCGACATGATCGCGGCCCGGATCGAGCAGGCCGATTGCGCGAAAGGGTTCATTCTGGACGGCTTTCCGCGCACCGTACCCCAGGCCGAAGCTCTGGCCGCCATGCTCGCCGACAAGGGATTGAACCTCGACCACGTGATCGAGTTGGCTGTCGACGACGACGCCATGGTCAAGCGAATCACCGGTCGCTACACCTGCGCCAAATGCGGCAAGGGGTATCACGACGAGTTTGAAAAGCCCGCCAAGGATGGCGTGTGCGACAAATGCGGTGCGACGGAGTTTACCCGCCGTGCCGACGACAACGAAGGAACGGTGCGGAACCGCCTGGACGCCTATCATGCCCAGACCGCGCCGATCCTGGCTTACTACAAGGACCAAGGGCTTCTGCACGACGTTGACGGCATGGCCGACATCGACGCTGTGACTGCCCAGCTGAAAGGAGTAATCGGTCAGGCGTGAAGGGTGTGAAAAAGGCCTTTCCCCCAGGTTGACTTGGGGGCGCAAGTGCCTATAATCGCGCCTCTTTTCAGGCCCGGCGGATTTTGAAAATTTCCAGGCGAATTCGAACGCACGGAACCGTTCGTTGCGACGTTTTTGCCTTGAATACAACGAGTTAGAGCAAGTCCGGTGATTCTACGGAGCGGGGACTTGCTCTTGAGTTTTTTGTCGAACGTGAGGAGCGAAAGCCTTGGCGCGTATTGCGGGTGTTAATATTCCGACGGCGAAACGGGTGGTGATTGCCTTGACCTATATTCAT includes:
- the secY gene encoding preprotein translocase subunit SecY, with amino-acid sequence MASAAEQLAANVNLGAFSKATELKKRIWFTLGALIVYRLGTFIPLPGIDPVVLEEIFRANQSGVLGMFNMFAGGALGRMTIFALNIMPYISASIIMQLMTSISPSLEQMKKEGESGRKRINQYTRYLTVLICLLQAYGIAVGIEGMSGNQGPAVHEPGYFFRFSVVVTLTGGTMFLMWLGEQITARGVGNGISLIIFAGIVAELPVALAGTFEMGRTGALPTGLIIGIMVMAVATIALCVFVERAQRRILIQYPKRQRGNKMMGGESSHLPLKLNTAGVIPPIFASSLLLMPITVITLSAGQGPEWMTEAAAYLGRGSPVYMSIYIGLIVFFAFFYTAVVFNVNDTAENLKKYGGFVPGIRPGKNTAEYLDRVLTRLTCVGALYLAIICAIPELLISNFSVPFYFGGTSLLIVVTVTMDTVTQIQSHLIAHQYEGLIKKQRLRGRR
- a CDS encoding adenylate kinase, coding for MILLLMGPPGAGKGTQSKRLEEAYGLVQLSTGDMLRAAVASGSDLGNKAKEIMARGDLVPDDLIIDMIAARIEQADCAKGFILDGFPRTVPQAEALAAMLADKGLNLDHVIELAVDDDAMVKRITGRYTCAKCGKGYHDEFEKPAKDGVCDKCGATEFTRRADDNEGTVRNRLDAYHAQTAPILAYYKDQGLLHDVDGMADIDAVTAQLKGVIGQA